The proteins below are encoded in one region of Drosophila gunungcola strain Sukarami chromosome 2R unlocalized genomic scaffold, Dgunungcola_SK_2 000027F, whole genome shotgun sequence:
- the LOC128256634 gene encoding uncharacterized protein LOC128256634, whose product MYLLAVFLLLVGTNICLIEGNLGGGGGEGNDYTYGTQATTDTLIASETVSKPKSLLQTTTKTYTLTQAGTAKTISYIKITDLKRARGATAEITSGGVGATTVTIKFTSARGAGIKSQVVIYGA is encoded by the coding sequence atgtacctTCTCGCGGTGTTCTTGTTGTTGGTTGGCACAAATATCTGCCTGATTGAGGGAAATctaggcggcggcggcggagaaGGAAACGATTATACATATGGGACGCAAGCAACAACGGATACCCTTATTGCTAGTGAGACTGTGTCGAAACCCAAAAGTCTCCTGCAAACAACGACGAAAACCTATACGTTAACACAGGCGGGAActgcaaaaacaataagctACATTAAAATCACGGATCTTAAAAGAGCGCGAGGTGCCACCGCCGAAATCACATCTGGAGGAGTGGGTGCTACGACAGTCACGATCAAATTTACTTCGGCTCGGGGAGCTGGTATTAAGTCCCAAGTAGTGATATATGgcgcttaa
- the LOC128256658 gene encoding bromodomain-containing protein 2: protein MSGKQESERPSPEMNACKVIIKRLFASSYRSIAWVFYEPLDAQLLALHDYHDIVEEPMDLSTVRHRLNTGCYQTAADFAKEVRLIFYNTYLYTNPGHLCYEMAKKLQLIFEEMYAQVQLYTSQGKKLDADDGSSASSSSSSSSSNSSSSSSSSEESDIAVRKTEPSSSEASTSTREWTPPQLWGTSREGEPFTTEEDLDLHAKIQQLDGEVLLHVIHLVQRMEGAEYGNKELEFDVCQLKVHTKRAIIHYLASKGFTGKRVARTKPKYNES, encoded by the coding sequence ATGTCTGGAAAGCAAGAGAGTGAACGTCCTTCGCCGGAAATGAATGCCTGCAAGGTGATTATCAAGAGGTTATTTGCCAGTTCCTATAGGAGCATAGCTTGGGTGTTCTACGAACCACTGGATGCCCAGCTCTTGGCCCTACACGATTACCACGACATTGTCGAGGAACCCATGGATCTGTCCACCGTACGACATCGCCTTAATACGGGTTGCTATCAGACAGCCGCCGACTTTGCCAAGGAGGTGAGGTTGATTTTCTACAACACCTATTTGTACACAAATCCTGGCCACTTGTGCTACgaaatggccaaaaagctgcagctCATCTTCGAGGAGATGTACGCCCAGGTTCAGCTATACACATCCCAGGGCAAAAAACTGGATGCCGACGATGGGAGCTCGGCGAGTTCTTCGAGCTCTTCGAGTTCTTCAAACTCTTCGAGTTCTTCGAGCTCTTCAGAAGAGTCGGACATAGCTGTGAGGAAAACAGAACCAAGCAGCTCGGAGGCTTCCACCTCGACTCGTGAGTGGACTCCGCCGCAACTCTGGGGTACTTCAAGGGAGGGGGAACCCTTTACGACCGAAGAGGATCTCGATCTGCACGCCAAGATTCAGCAGTTGGATGGTGAGGTGCTGCTGCACGTGATCCACCTGGTCCAACGGATGGAGGGCGCCGAGTATGGCAACAAGGAGCTGGAGTTCGACGTCTGCCAACTGAAGGTGCACACCAAGCGCGCCATCATCCACTACTTGGCCAGCAAAGGGTTCACGGGAAAAAGAGTGGCTCGCACCAAACCCAAATACAACGAGTCTTAA
- the LOC128256657 gene encoding uncharacterized protein LOC128256657, whose protein sequence is MSFQKQLDDFNQKLDFAKWYMGVSTQQETAMYAMSESLRDDYEQGTGEQMFKSLVNLGVQPVISKKKISRIVQLSRNNILAFLYFVLEGYYKTCQKDGEYSINEQLLMNAIAKIDMMATIRALDTILPPHKPSKVEYQGQAANAPVAKYRAQKKTSKKLPYFQSQPKPVQRTSRLTTKLPDFVVSFNFWPNNAPPNYGKDEAEPWYAQYRLNPGQRLIKKTLSETLERYFKLEGLEERQEDEERPKSREPEPNMCLVHKGQVVQSQLLRDELAVKARDRCLELLDVTEPYGKIRRARIVAQLEHDIDVVMARHRNAMHCDQTKVLTIENFDCVLCQQMLVSQPWPDPMDQVGRALVGEECGMAHTAAIDTYRGKRLEGGGGKPKKNKKEKKGKKKEAVEVPPEPPKEEPKVSPWKPPPRKLFSGGFRMQSIDFNEKLEKCETVLSASECEVPPAPKRTAVSFLLAKGKIPTQGQQCAMRVSSKRYKKKFFRGPRVNKPYQFKYPRVFQSGQPRPFDLEKIVTKSLVKALDKSDEVVADEECDFDCLMSEMSIEEEVPMEAKPEGAPEGAPEAAAKVKPPTPPNLFDELDLLDPDQTTTDSEETLGRSSNHSRRSHVDHKAEIVEAVVRCAEAIWQKQATIKRAEMERLGRLTPRKALTYKDTDKIDPDNAEQMNQLLKDGLRALRKEPRFVLASLPEAHKLPILREWVKRRYGKTYSQKELEESIAESNRIFELVTVLQSSPPDPDLMGIDRLRRSEENFANYKKIKNKAFIVKQTYHELLNARYLGTVSSAWHAMGNYLVPGGPPRRTFFAYIASNPQEIMRAKVWNGEYRNCRAMREKRKEQESRLGKKQD, encoded by the exons ATGAGTTTTCAAAAGCAGTTGGATGATTTCAACCAGAAGCTGGACTTCGCCAAGTGGTATATGGGAGTGTCGACGCAACAGGAGACCGCGATGTATGCCATGTCGGAAAGCCTTCGGGATGACTATGAGCAGGGAACCGGCGAGCAGATGTTCAAGTCCCTGGTTAACCTGGGCGTCCAACCGGTGATATCCAAAAAGAAGATCAGTCGGATAGTGCAGTTGAGCAGGAACAACATACTGGCCTTCCTGTACTTTGTGCTGGAGGGCTACTACAAGACTTGCCAAAAAGATGGTGAATATAGCATTAACGAGCAGTTGTTGATGAACGCCATAGCCAAGATCGACATGATGGCCACAATCAGAGCTCTAGACACCATACTTCCGCCGCATAAGCCTAGTAAGGTGGAATACCAAGGTCAAGCGGCGAATGCTCCAGTCGCGAAGTACCGAGCACAAAAAAAGACCTCCAAGAAATTACCGTATTTCCAAAGCCAACCAAAACCCGTGCAAAGAACCTCCCGGCTGACCACCAAGCTCCCTGATTTTGTCGTGTCTTTCAACTTCTGGCCCAACAACGCCCCACCCAACTACGGCAAGGACGAAGCGGAACCTTGGTATGCCCAGTACCGACTTAATCCCGGCCAGCGTTTGATCAAGAAAACCCTCTCCGAGACTCTGGAGCGGTATTTCAAATTAGAAGGATTGGAGGAAAGACAGGAGGATGAAGAGCGGCCAAAGAGTCGGGAGCCCGAGCCGAATATGTGCCTGGTCCACAAGGGTCAGGTGGTGCAGTCCCAGCTTTTGAGGGACGAACTGGCGGTCAAAGCGAGGGATCGCTGCCTGGAGCTGCTCGACGTCACTGAGCCGTACGGCAAAATACGCCGGGCCAGAATCGTGGCCCAGTTGGAGCACGACATCGACGTAGTCATGGCACGCCATCGCAATGCGATGCACTGCGACCAGACCAAGGTGCTGACCATTGAGAACTTTGATTGCGTGCTCTGCCAGCAGATGTTGGTATCGCAGCCCTGGCCAGATCCCATGGACCAGGTGGGTCGAGCTCTGGTGGGCGAGGAATGCGGCATGGCCCATACGGCTGCCATAGACACCTACCGCGGAAAGAGGCTTGAGGGCGGCGGAGGCAAACCG aaaaagaacaaaaaggagaaaaaggggaaaaagaAGGAAGCGGTGGAAGTGCCACCGGAACCACCGAAAGAAGAGCCCAAGGTGTCGCCCTGGAAACCACCACCTCGCAAGCTTTTTAGCGGTGGCTTCCGCATGCAAAGCATCGACTTCAATGAGAAATTGGAGAAATGTGAGACGGTACTGAGTGCCTCGGAGTGCGAGGTACCTCCGGCCCCAAAAAGAACGGCCGTATCGTTTCTTTTGGCCAAAGGAAAAATCCCAACGCAAGGTCAACAGTGTGCCATGCGTGTGTCGAGCAAGcggtacaaaaaaaagtttttccgCGGACCGCGGGTGAACAAACCTTATCAGTTCAAGTACCCCCGGGTCTTTCAATCCGGTCAACCGCGACCCTTTGACCTGGAGAAGATCGTGACCAAGTCGCTAGTGAAAGCGCTCGATAAGTCCGACGAAGTGGTAGCCGATGAGGAGTGTGATTTCGATTGCCTAATGTCGGAGATGAGTATTGAAGAGGAGGTGCCCATGGAGGCAAAACCAGAAGGTGCACCAGAAGGTGCACCAGAAGCCGCAGCGAAAGTGAAACCCCCGACACCGCCCAATCTGTTCGATGAACTGGATCTGCTTGATCCGGATCAGACCACCACCGACAGTGAGGAGACCCTGGGTCGCTCGAGTAACCACAGTCGGCGCAGCCATGTGGATCACAAGGCGGAGATCGTGGAGGCGGTGGTGCGATGTGCCGAGGCCATTTGGCAGAAGCAGGCCACCATCAAGCGGGCCGAGATGGAACGCTTGGGGCGACTGACTCCGCGAAAGGCGCTCACCTACAAGGACACCGACAAGATCGATCCCGACAACGCGGAGCAGATGAACCAGCTGCTGAAGGACGGACTCCGGGCCCTCAGGAAGGAACCGCGCTTCGTCCTGGCCAGTTTGCCGGAGGCCCACAAGCTGCCCATCCTAAGGGAGTGGGTCAAGAGGCGGTACGGCAAGACCTACAGCCAAAAGGAGCTCGAGGAGAGCATAGCCGAGTCGAACAGGATATTCGAGCTGGTCACCGTGCTGCAGAGCAGTCCCCCCGACCCCGATCTCATGGGCATCGATCGATTGCGCAGGTCCGAGGAGAACTTTGCCAACTACAAGAAGATCAAGAATAAG GCTTTCATCGTGAAGCAGACCTACCATGAATTGTTGAACGCGCGTTACCTGGGCACCGTGAGCTCCGCTTGGCACGCCATGGGAAATTATCTGGTGCCCGGAGGACCTCCGCGCAGGACCTTCTTCGCCTACATTGCCTCCAATCCGCAGGAGATCATGCGGGCGAAGGTCTGGAACGGCGAGTATCGCAATTGCCGTGCCATGCGGGAAAAGCGGAAGGAACAGGAGAGTCGTTTGGGCAAAAAGCAAGATTGA
- the LOC128256629 gene encoding proteoglycan 4: MQAFRKLQLGPPCPGQVTKEACLQFVQQSRQIFPQQSPQQFTHQSPQQVLLESCQPFPEESCPQRSSRKCYFQLPPQNCCQLSPPNCFQLIPRNCFQGIGEDNGPSKCPKRCSFTITHEMGVQTDEMECVVTKVQTQTPKPEEPEIIAVTELTTEELEVKHRTGNRDIILKEIQSVTRFPADGSDAVTEIETRNKIKKVSRSGKKLREETQKTKTSQGKSRKEDIITDRVIRQSELDPLVESFKAETGNKSDRSEEEQLIYEKYETFEGDFSTPQPPLRSPIAHSPLEHTSRSESGKDMFPPNEEKREPFVLLSSASSEDKIKKKPTVPKAREKRSSDYDNVSTLRLRVTKRKEQSVKRPNATESLRNVTSVYESTVTQMIVKKPKPKPKPMKLEARKPVPEKKKPRKLQKQIPRPKHPPETVMKHGYPSNDLVCRYENPPKCRPNANTTRFRCPCPPSSCRSQCPMCPASTTQYDPIYGFGSHCVAYYRC, from the exons ATGCAAGCCTTCCGGAAACTACAACTTGGGCCGCCATGTCCTGGGCAAGTTACCAAGGAAGCTTGTCTACAATTTGTCCAGCAATCTCGTCAAATATTTCCCCAGCAATCTCCACAACAATTTACCCACCAATCTCCTCAACAAGTTCTCCTGGAGTCTTGTCAACCATTTCCCGAGGAATCTTGTCCACAGCGATCTTCTCGGAAGTGCTACTTCCAGTTGCCCCCTCAAAACTGTTGCCAACTATCTCCTCCAAACTGTTTTCAGCTTATTCCACGAAACTGTTTTCAAGGAATAGGCGAAGACAATGGCCCCAGTAAATGCCCGAAAAGGTGCAGCTTCACTATTACCCACGAAATGGGCGTTCAAACGGATGAGATGGAGTGTGTGGTCACTAAGGTCCAGACTCAGACTCCAAAGCCAGAGGAGCCCGAAATCATCGCGGTCACCGAGCTTACGACGGAGGAGCTGGAGGTGAAACACCGCACCGGAAATAGGGATATCATCCTCAAAGAGATCCAGTCCGTCACCCGTTTCCCAGCCGATGGCTCGGATGCCGTCACCGAAATCGAGACTCGGAATAAGATCAAAAAGGTATCCCGTTCGGGTAAGAAGCTCAGGGAGGAAACCCAGAAAACAAAGACCAGTCAGGGCAAGAGCAGAAAGGAAGATATCATAACCGACCGGGTCATTAGACAGTCAGAGTTGGATCCATTAGTGGAGTCATTTAAGGCGGAAACCGGTAACAAATCAGATAGATCCGAAGAGGAGCAGCTGATCTACGAGAAGTATGAAACATTTGAGGGTGACTTTAGTACCCCGCAACCCCCACTCCGCTCGCCCATTGCCCACTCACCTCTGGAACACACAAGCCGCTCAGAATCCGGCAAGGATATGTTCCCCCCAAATGAGGAAAAAAG AGAGCCTTTTGTCCTGTTAAGTAGTGCCAGTTCGGAAgacaaaataaagaagaaacCCACGGTGCCAAAAGCGAGAGAAAAAAGGTCCTCTGACTACGACAACGTGAGCACTTTACGCTTGAGAGTCACTAAAAGAAAGGAGCAATCCGTAAAGCGGCCCAATGCTACAGAGTCGCTAAGAAATGTGACATCGGTCTACGAGAGCACAGTTACCCAGATGATTGTcaagaaaccaaaaccaaaaccaaaaccaatgAAGTTAGAGGCAAGGAAGCCAGTGCCCGAGAAAAAGAAACCAAGGAAACTGCAAAAGCAAATACCGAGGCCCAAGCATCCACCCGAAACGGTAATGAAACATGGCTATCCCTCCAATGACTTGGTCTGCAGATATGAAAACCCCCCAAAGTGCAGACCCAATGCCAATACCACCCGCTTCAGATGTCCGTGTCCGCCTTCCTCCTGTCGCAGCCAATGCCCCATGTGTCCTGCCAGCACCACACAATACGATCCCATCTACGGTTTTGGCAGCCATTGTGTCGCTTACTATCGTTGTTAG
- the LOC128256625 gene encoding LOW QUALITY PROTEIN: uncharacterized protein LOC128256625 (The sequence of the model RefSeq protein was modified relative to this genomic sequence to represent the inferred CDS: deleted 1 base in 1 codon), with the protein MPTLSIKCQVLTYTCIPFSLNIPASSFDKILTKLNYGMMKIHRLLMNKCSCYGHVLQRSKRVPRRSAICSSHNLTALIQVRHGFQSPRQIVPQDEAKSTHQAEDKKLDIEVDFFVAKDEPQQMSLHSMIYFYSPLSRLITKLALLRLKLLWDWEFSESHFMENSRQAAAVFTDFVRRRRNRNVERCSTPMGFKQIKHDLLDDPPDWRLALMRFEKVHFRRAIPLKVQLLRHYDHRFAFLDVVFVALRRSNDFRSPAELREMAELLEQYVDPSQLRVPHPLIFAEIFMRFRRDYSVEPTKMGNVRTNNRCMGQWLISTYKVVRFDILNDHPLFDIPQFEEWMPPVMPRMGRNVE; encoded by the exons ATGCCCACTCTGAGCATTAAATGTCAAGTGCTTACATACACATGTATTCCGTTCAGTTTGAATATTCCGGCATCTTCTTTTGACAAAATTCTAACCAAATTAAACTATGGAATGATGAAGATACACCGGCTGCTGATGAACAAGTGCTCCTGCTACGGCCAtgtgctgcagcgatcgaagCGGGTACCCAGGCGGAGTGCCATCTGCTCGAGTCACAACCTGACTGCCCTCATCCAGGTGCGCCATGGCTTCCAGAGTCCGCGGCAAATTGTGCCGCAGGATGAAGCTAAGTCCACGCACCAGGCTGAGGACAAGAAACTGGACATTGAGGTGGATTTTTTCGTGGCCAAAGACGAGCCCCAGCAGATGTCCCTGCACTCAATGATATACTTTTACAGTCCACTGAGTCGCCTGATCACCAAGCTGGCCCTGCTCCGGCTGAAGTTGCTGTGGGATTGGGAGTTCTCCGAGAGTCACTTCATGGAGAATTCGCGCCAGGCGGCCGCAGTTTTCACCGACTTCGTGAGACGCCGCCGGAACCGGAATGTGGAGCGATGCAGTACGCCCATGGGCTTCAAGCAGATAAAGCACGATCTGCTGGACGATCCGCCCGACTGGAGGCTCGCTCTGATGCGCTTCGAGAAAGTCCACTTCCGGAGAGCCATTCCGCTGAAGGTGCAGTTGCTGCGCCATTACGATCATAGGTTCGCCTTCCTGGATGTGGTATTTGTGGCTCTGCGGCGGTCCAACGATTTTCGGTCGCCGGCCGAACTCCGTGAGATGGCGGAGCTGTTGGAGCAGTATGTGGATCCGTCGCAATTGCGCGTG CCGCACCCACTGATCTTCGCCGAGATCTTTATGCGCTTCCGGCGCGACTATTCCGTGGAGCCCACGAAAATGGGCAACGTGCGGACCAACAACCGATGCATGGGCCAGTGGCTGATCTCCACCTACAAGGTGGTCCGCTTCGACATCCTCAACGACCACCCATTGTTCGACATTCCCCAGTTCGAGGAGTGGATGCCACCGGTTATGCCCAGGATGGGCCGCAACGTTGAATAA
- the LOC128256624 gene encoding proteasome subunit beta type-5, translating into MALEAICGMNRMPFMRRFDDLQSKWQQQQFREATSNFENPYALIAPPFERPAENLPKILAHCGVRMEFDHGTTTLGFKYQGGVILCADSRATSGQYIGSQTMKKIVELNEYMLGTLAGGAADCVYWDRVLAKECRLHKLRYRKRMTVDTAARIICNISTEYKGMGLVMGMMLAGFDDEGPKLIYVDSEGMRSHGQVFSVGSGSPYALGVLDTGYRHDLIDQEAYDLARRAIYHATSKDAYSGGIVRLYHINSEGWRNISNTDCAELHDSYCGTGHPQKNKDSQDGADKEMPCSSAWTKRKLAEDNIQTKLATV; encoded by the exons ATGGCCTTAGAGGCCATTTGCGGTATGAACCGAATGCCTTTCATGAGACGCTTTGACGATTTGCAGTCCAaatggcaacagcagcaatttCGTGAGGCCACCAGTAACTTTGAGAATCCTTATGCACTGATAGCGCCGCCCTTTGAAAGG CCTGCAGAGAATCTGCCGAAGATCCTGGCCCATTGCGGAGTGCGAATGGAGTTTGATCATGGCACCACCACCTTGGGTTTCAAGTACCAGGGAGGCGTGATTCTGTGTGCAGATTCGAGAGCCACTTCTGGCCAGTATATTGGCTCGCAGACAATGAAGAAAATAGTGGAGCTGAATGAGTACATGTTGGGCACTTTGGCCGGTGGAGCTGCCGATTGCGTCTACTGGGATCGAGTTTTGGCCAAGGAGTGCAGGCTGCACAAACTTCGCTATCGGAAACGCATGACTGTGGATACGGCTGCCCGGATTATTTGCAACATCTCCACGGAGTACAAAGGCATGGGTCTGGTAATGGGAATGATGTTGGCTGGATTCGATGACGAGGGTCCCAAGTTAATTTACGTGGACTCAGAGGGCATGAGGTCACATGGTCAGGTCTTCTCCGTGGGCAGCGGCTCACCATATGCCCTTGGGGTCTTGGACACTGGTTACCGTCACGATCTCATCGATCAGGAAGCCTATGACTTGGCCAGGCGAGCAATTTATCACGCCACCAGCAAGGATGCATATTCGGGAGGGATTGTTCGACTCTACCACATAAATTCCGAGGGCTGGCGAAATATCTCTAACACGGATTGTGCTGAACTCCATGATTCGTATTGTGGAACTGGGCATCCgcagaaaaataaagattCCCAGGATGGCGCTGACAAGGAGATGCCCTGCTCCAGTGCAtggacaaaaagaaaacttgcAGAAGACAATATCCAGACTAAATTAGCAACGGTGTAA